A single region of the Podospora pseudopauciseta strain CBS 411.78 chromosome 1, whole genome shotgun sequence genome encodes:
- the CSN4 gene encoding COP9/signalosome complex subunit Csn4 (EggNog:ENOG503NX1A; COG:O; COG:T), whose amino-acid sequence MVSPKVQEALAKAQENPVIGYKTLLNSLDDFSPPEARSTDLKAITDDLFAASHGVVTTKAVLSDLINVLTNSQNHESWIDVGTHIVRAISSTPSLSSSLVDQASALRELIATAHETNEDFLAAAKILAEIPLDSSQRRVSDREKAKIWIRIVRNHLEEDDSTTAETYLNKLKNVMHKIGDADPEMMLHFKLSAARIQDSNRQFLQAASSYHDISFSPSIAEEERLHTLSMAIKCAVLAPAGPLRSRALGRLHKDERSAGLEEYGILEKMFFDRLLSSDEVEKFAQSLAPHQLAKTSDGSTVLARAVVEHNLLSAGRLYTNIGFDELGLLLGLDGDKAEETTAKMIEQGRLTGSIDQIDRIIYFEMAEASGEHGSGHTTAQVGKEIRRWDINVQALAEDVERVTDLLQAEFPDFVATQIAV is encoded by the coding sequence ATGGTTTCGCCCAAGGTCCAAGAGGCCCTCGCAAAGGCCCAAGAGAACCCCGTCATCGGTTACAAaaccctcctcaacagcctCGACGACTTCTCCCCCCCAGAAGCCCGCAGCACCGACCTCAAAGCCATCACTGACGACCTATTCGCCGCCTCCCACGGCgtcgtcaccaccaaagccgtCCTTAGCGACCTCATCAACGTCCTCACAAACTCCCAGAACCACGAGTCCTGGATCGACGTCGGCACCCACATCGTCCgcgccatctcctccaccccctccctctcctcctctcttgTCGACCAAGCCTCGGCCCTCCGCGAGCTCATCGCCACCGCCCACGAAACCAACGAGGacttcctcgccgccgccaagaTCCTCGCCGAGATCCCCCTCGACTCCTCCCAGCGCCGCGTGTCAGACCGCGAGAAGGCCAAAATATGGATCAGAATTGTCAGGAACCACCtggaggaagatgacagCACCACCGCTGAGACATACCTCAACAAGCTCAAGAACGTGATGCACAAGATTGGAGACGCGGATCCGGAGATGATGCTCCACTTCAAGCTGAGCGCCGCTCGGATTCAGGATTCCAACAGGCAGTTCTTGCAGGCGGCATCGAGTTACCACGACATCAGCTTCTCGCCTTCgattgctgaggaggagaggctgCACACGCTCAGCATGGCGATCAAGTGCGCGGTCTTGGCGCCGGCTGGTCCGTTGAGGAGCAGGGCGTTGGGCAGGCTTCACAAGGATGAGAGGTCAGCGGGGCTGGAGGAGTATGGGATTCTGGAAAAGATGTTCTTTGATAGGCTGCTGTCGAGTGACGAGGTGGAAAAGTTTGCGCAGTCGTTGGCGCCGCATCAGCTGGCCAAGACGTCGGACGGGTCGACGGTGTTGGCCAGGGCTGTGGTGGAGCACAACTTGTTGAGTGCTGGGCGGTTGTACACGAATATTGGGTTTGACGAGTTggggctgttgctggggttggatggggacaaggctgaggagaCAACGGCAAAGATGATTGAGCAAGGGCGGTTGACTGGGTCTATCGATCAGATTGATCGGATCATCTACTTTGAAATGGCTGAGGCGTCTGGTGAGCATGGTAGCGGGCATACAACAGCACAGGTCGGAAAGGAGATCCGGCGGTGGGACATCAACGTGCAGGCCTTGGCCGAAGATGTCGAGCGTGTGACAGACCTCCTGCAGGCAGAGTTTCCAGATTTTGTGGCCACTCAGATCGCCGTATGA
- a CDS encoding hypothetical protein (EggNog:ENOG503P5YK; COG:S) produces MAARQKLRILCFGDSLTAGYSYLGSAYHPYHFKMDQMLAMAFPDYEITTVERGKCGDMVRNGFLTRMQECFPPAKKDDKRPFDWVIVLGGTNDIAFKVPPQEIFKKLTEVWDIPLRRGCKVLALTVPDVVGDGKFKMRGDADRKVLNELIMGYKKPNLHVYDLHDAISLTKMSSTDRKTYRDDQIHFTPEGYDLIGNKVGMALVSLLVKQRVADLPPAKRRRIFKNDDKLFEEETGNPESLDGGYVVVRRTDLD; encoded by the exons ATGGCAGCCCGCCAGAAGCTGCGCATCCTCTGCTTTGGGGACAGTCTTACAGCAGGCTATTCCTACCTAGGCTCCGCCTACCACCCGTACCATTTCAAGATGGACCAGATGCTGGCGATGGCCTTTCCCGACTACGAAATAACCACCGTCGAGCGGGGGAAGTGCGGGGATATGGTCAGGAATGGGTTTCTGACGAGGATGCAGGAGTGCT TCCCGCCTGCTAAAAAGGACGATAAGCGTCCGTTTGACTGGGTGATTGTTTTGGGAGGCACAAA CGACATCGCGTTTAAAGTACCACCGCAGGAAATCTTCAAGAAGTTGACTGAGGTCTGGGATATACCGCTTCGACGTGGATGTAAAGTCCTGGCCCTAACAGTCCCCGATGTGGTGGGCGACGGCAAATTCAAGATGAGGGGCGACGCGGATAGGAAAGTGCTCAACGAGCTGATCATGGGTTACAAGAAGCCTAACTT GCACGTATACGATCTCCACGATGCTATCAGCTTGACGAAGATGTCCTCGACAGACAGGAAGACTTACAGGGATGACCAAATCCATTTCACCCCAGAGGGCTATGACCTGATCGGTAACAAAGTGGGCATGGCCTTGGTGAGCTTACTGGTTAAGCAGAGGGTGGCGGATCTTCCTCCCGCAAAGAGACGGCGGATATTCAAGAACGATGACAAGCTCTTCGAGGAGGAGACCGGCAATCCAGAGAGCCTCGACGGGGGCTATGTCGTGGTTCGGCGAACCGATCTGGACTAG
- a CDS encoding hypothetical protein (EggNog:ENOG503P0SB) codes for MTTAAPISPSRPWAGGMPLAMYPPNDQEFVLRTQRASARIQEITNGNGKPEVGAYISGSPTDGVPTTHKPTVQLGGNASSVLNGTAERSGWYDRPRRLSNNSEASSTVASSAVFDGESFDGRIRTMSMSSSHTSVDSYPIGGPQSPAAQPRWQTPSNTPLIMGAGNAVRPCAQSYPWQKPAPIKQYRKKAQGELFAALPGEVLELMLEELRKLHLGQGRNSCATCWMRDCCSVALSARKCLKYAREALYGHIHIVGHEGPAIKKRTKTTYGSRLILLRRTLRSNAQIAVIVRSLKPPALPQGVGLTEYNDLLASVIMACPSLERLIGYYPTFNHSFQRIFQALSTRPKLKEMNWILEPSPSQQQQRSRPGGPNSHWGPVDLTRQEAQGFLDFNVNWKHLTTLVVHCHLGATLSPPDLLDRTVRCLPALQNLYLSHLPHSAFNDSSLLALPPLKTLSLAHCTGVTTNGLSALATRRNSNSLHTLTLIHMNIESLPAIARLFSYLYCLETFNIVQTIAPAIPPDEFIMLFPYLACRTLKRLHWDIPYLPTQSTPSDTILAKSISAGGFPALRYLCAPNDPEGIFQAVCQPREKVDLPGDRFRGRAHSYGHAHANSTSSRRPSSSQAWQGFGSGHHRNSSTASSQRSGSALGFWGSSNRSRSGSRSGSRGGNTPPPVSPLFPPPDALDMMARDNSDLHQARMAAQARIDQAKKYPRFFIQVFDEGGTMREKYGVGAFVGTVGSKVRYVLTPNEGLGQTDEGGGLVTVEDMIRDDGGEALVMGGGEGDGRSKKKKGAGVGEREEGEKRTREGCTGRWNTYSGMVVDKKDKERWWHQERGRWRQAVPS; via the coding sequence ATGACGACAGCCGCCCCGATATCGCCAAGTCGACCGTGGGCAGGAGGGATGCCCTTGGCGATGTATCCGCCAAACGACCAGGAGTTCGTTCTGAGGACGCAGAGAGCAAGTGCAAGGATACAAGAAATTACCAATGGAAACGGGAAGCCCGAGGTCGGGGCCTATATTAGCGGCTCGCCCACGGATGGCGTACCCACGACCCACAAACCGACAGTCCAGCTTGGTGGCAACGCCAGCTCAGTTTTGAATGGTACGGCGGAACGATCGGGGTGGTATGATCGACCAAGACGCCTGTCCAACAACAGCGAGGCCAGCAGCACGGTAGCCAGCAGTGCTGTTTTTGACGGTGAGAGTTTTGATGGACGGATACGTACCATGTCGATGAGCAGCAGTCATACGAGCGTCGATTCTTATCCGATCGGAGGTCCACAGTCACCAGCAGCTCAGCCAAGATGGCAGACACCGTCAAACACGCCGCTCATCATGGGAGCTGGAAACGCTGTGCGGCCGTGCGCACAGTCCTACCCGTGGCAAAAACCAGCACCAATCAAGCAGTATCGAAAAAAGGCACAGGGAGAGCTATTTGCGGCATTGCCGGGCGAAGTGTTGGAGCTGATGCTGGAAGAGTTGCGCAAGCTGCATCTTGGCCAGGGCCGGAATAGTTGTGCTACTTGCTGGATGCGCGATTGCTGCTCGGTTGCCCTCAGCGCTCGCAAGTGTCTCAAGTATGCTCGGGAGGCCTTGTATGGGCACATTCACATTGTGGGACATGAGGGCCcggccatcaagaagcggACAAAGACGACGTACGGGTCGAGATTGATCTTGCTGAGGCGGACTCTGAGGTCAAACGCTCAGATTGCGGTGATTGTTCGGTCGCTGAAGCCACCTGCATTGCCTCAGGGGGTTGGGTTGACAGAGTACAATGATTTGCTTGCGTCGGTGATCATGGCATGTCCCAGCCTGGAGCGGCTTATTGGATATTACCCGACGTTCAACCACTCTTTCCAGAGGATATTCCAGGCACTCTCGACGCGGCccaagctgaaggagatgaACTGGATTTTGGAACCGTCACCgtcacaacaacagcagcggtCACGACCGGGCGGTCCAAATAGCCACTGGGGCCCGGTAGATCTCACACGGCAGGAAGCCCAGGGATTCTTGGATTTCAACGTGAATTGGAAACACCTCACCACACTGGTAGTTCACTGCCATCTCGGTGCCACGCTCAGCCCACCCGACCTCCTAGACCGCACCGTTAGATGTCTTCCAGCCCTCCAGAATCTGTATCTCTCTCACCTGCCACACTCAGCGTTCAATGACAGTTCTCTTCTGGCCCTCCCTCCACTGAAGACACTATCGTTGGCTCATTGCACAGGCGTAACCACCAACGGCCTCTCTGCCCTTGCAACTCGACGCAACAGCAATTCCCTCCACACGCTCACCCTCATTCACATGAACATCGAATCTCTCCCCGCCATCGCCCGACTATTCTCGTATCTTTACTGCCTCGAAACCTTCAACATTGTTCAGACAATCGCCCCTGCGATACCACCAGACGAGTTCATCATGCTCTTTCCGTATCTCGCGTGCCGAACCCTCAAACGACTGCACTGGGACATTCCATACCTACCAACACAGTCCACACCCTCGGATACCATCCTCGCAAAGTCCATCAGCGCAGGGGGCTTCCCCGCCCTCCGCTACCTCTGCGCGCCGAACGACCCGGAAGGGATCTTCCAGGCTGTCTGCCAGCCGAGAGAAAAGGTCGATTTGCCAGGTGACCGCTTCCGCGGACGAGCCCACAGTTACGGGCACGCACACGCCAACAGCACTTCCTCTCGCCGCCCCAGCTCATCCCAAGCCTGGCAGGGTTTTGGCTCgggccaccaccgcaacTCGTCCACTGCCTCGTCGCAGCGGTCCGGCAGCGCGCTGGGGTTCTGGGGGAGCAGCAACCGGTCTCGAAGCGGGAGCCGGTCGGGCAGCAGAGGTGGAAACACCCCACCGCCGGTCAGCCCGCTCTTCCCGCCGCCGGATGCGCTGGATATGATGGCGCGGGATAATAGCGATTTGCACcaggcgaggatggcggcgcAGGCGAGGATCGACCAGGCGAAGAAGTATCCGAGGTTTTTTATTCAGGTTTTTGACGAGGGGGGCACCATGAGGGAGAAGTATGGAGTTGGGGCGTTTGTCGGGACGGTGGGGAGCAAGGTTAGGTATGTGCTGACTCCGAATGAGGGGTTGGGACAGAcggacgagggaggggggttggtgacggtggaggaTATGATTagggatgatgggggggaagCGTTGGTtatggggggaggggagggggatgggagaagcaagaagaagaagggtgctggggtgggggagcgggaggagggggagaagaggactAGGGAGGGATGTACGGGACGGTGGAATACGTATTCGGGCATGGTGGTTGAtaagaaggacaaggaacGGTGGTGGCATCAggagcgggggaggtggaggcagGCGGTCCCTTCTTGA
- a CDS encoding hypothetical protein (COG:S; EggNog:ENOG503NTX3) — MAIQHTAVVPGTVHLVDVSGAAPAGAKMRDGIQLVPRPSDDPEDPLNWSRGRKMLALAMVVVYTFGTGLPMTLQYSILADITADTGISTATLVEGTGYAFLLLGFGCLFWQPIALTYGRRGVYLLSTLATVPLMVWTAYSKSGGEWFAHRIIIGFFCAPIEALPEVSIPDVFFAHERGAMMGVYVFSLFGSNFLAPLIGGWFNEAYGWKWTMYFGAIFAAVAFIIMFFFMEETMYFRQGLEGLEDEQDEIAAAATTTDAGEKGEKSSSSSQTVSESPAAIYVKPTLAQKLAWFRKMDGRPTYQHMLKTMYMPFIYLYQFPIVLWAGFIYGINLCWYQVLNGTASPVLANAPYNWSSGLVGTIYTGPIVGAAIGCYWAGSIADKFTLWLARRNNGVREPEHRLWPLLVTAVLGAVGLIMWGVGAQHHAHWAVLAVGLGILTASVVAGGSVALSYNIDCYKDISGDTTTAVILVRNLMGFAIAYGITPWYTNMGLQNCFIMAGFLALGCTLTFLFMTWKGKDLRRASAERYWKYAAESSSAH; from the coding sequence ATGGCTATTCAGCATACGGCCGTGGTGCCCGGCACCGTCCACCTCGTCGATGTTTCCGGCGCGGCGCCTGCAGGCGCAAAGATGCGGGACGGAATCCAGCTTGTTCCCCGTCCTAGCGATGATCCCGAGGACCCTCTCAACTGGAGCAGAGGCCGCAAGATGTTGGCTCTCGCCATGGTTGTGGTCTACACCTTTGGCACTGGACTTCCTATGACCCTCCAATACTCGATTCTCGCCGACATCACCGCGGATACCGGCATCTCCACTGCAACACTTGTCGAGGGTACCGGTTACGCTTTCTTGCTGCTTGGTTTCGGCTGCTTGTTCTGGCAGCCTATTGCCTTGACATATGGCCGCCGCGGTGTTTATCTCCTTTCGACCCTTGCTACCGTGCCCTTGATGGTTTGGACAGCCTATTCCAAGTCGGGCGGCGAATGGTTCGCTCACCGTATCATCATTGGGTTCTTCTGTGCACCTATCGAGGCCTTACCCGAGGTCAGCATTCCCGACGTCTTTTTTGCCCATGAGCGCGGTGCCATGATGGGCGTGTACGTCTTTTCGCTCTTCGGCTCCAACTTCCTGGCTCCCTTGATTGGCGGCTGGTTCAACGAGGCGTATGGATGGAAGTGGACCATGTACTTTGGTGCCATTTTCGCTGCCGTggccttcatcatcatgttTTTCTTCATGGAGGAGACCATGTATTTCCGCCAGGGTTTGGAGGGTCTGGAGGATGAGCAGGATGagattgctgctgctgctaccaCCACCGATGCCGGAGAGAAGGGAGAGAAGAGCAGCAGCTCGAGCCAGACCGTCAGCGAATCTCCTGCTGCCATCTACGTCAAGCCCACCCTCGCCCAGAAACTCGCGTGGTTCCGCAAGATGGACGGCCGACCAACCTACCAACACATGCTCAAGACCATGTATATGCCCTTCATTTACCTTTACCAATTCCCCATCGTCCTCTGGGCCGGTTTCATCTACGGCATCAACCTCTGCTGGTATCAAGTCCTGAACGGAACTGCCAGCCCTGTTCTCGCCAACGCTCCCTACAACTGGTCTTCCGGTCTTGTCGGCACCATCTACACCGGTCCCATCGTCGGCGCGGCCATTGGCTGCTACTGGGCTGGTTCCATTGCCGATAAGTTCACCTTGTGGCTTGCCCGCCGGAACAACGGCGTCCGTGAGCCCGAGCACCGTCTCTGGCCCCTTCTTGTGACGGCTGTCTTGGGAGCCGTCGGCCTTATCATGTGGGGTGTTGGTGCCCAGCATCACGCTCACTGGGCAGTTTTGGCCGTCGGTCTCGGTATTCTGACTGCCAGTGTTGTAGCTGGTGGCTCGGTTGCTCTCTCGTACAACATTGACTGCTACAAGGATATCTCGggcgacaccaccaccgctgttATCCTGGTCCGCAACCTGATGGGTTTCGCCATTGCCTATGGAATCACGCCCTGGTATACCAACATGGGTCTCCAAAACTGCTTCATCATGGCTGGCTTCCTTGCCTTGGGCTGCACTCTCACCTTTTTGTTCATGACATGGAAGGGCAAGGATCTCCGTAGAGCTTCTGCCGAGCGGTATTGGAAGTATGCCGCCGAGAGCTCTTCTGCCCACTAA
- a CDS encoding hypothetical protein (EggNog:ENOG503NTYP; COG:I; COG:J; COG:T) — MSSRPLPVVQRVPLPQGTPEYEALRQKYLSELEASIPDEYYLPQSLIDNPPRDVTSVPRECGILTAEEIDITENYDATALAAAIASKKFSAVAVATAFTKRAAIAHQLTGCLVEYFQGEALERAKALDEHLEKTGKTVGPLHGVPISLKEHMPIKGHYTAVGFLDTRHIDDYDCQMVAILRAAGAVFYCKTNQPQGIMHLETVSPLGRTLNPHNIDLSAGGSTGGEAALLAIRGSILGIGTDIGGSIRGPAGFCGIYGYKSTSYYLPTKDFLVGGFAAELTVLCSTGPMGHSLRDMDLFCSVVKASNPHVEDPALIPIPWTGTATAPKTTPLKVGIMWNDGAIIPQPPVKRALAWAKEQLETKFPGKFEVKSFVPYQAAEAMVNIRKAYWPDGGNAVRAHLAATGEPMFHLTEWILKDAVSEEELPVSKVLEYRVARDVYRQKFVADWNAQDVDVVISPVFVGPACEHETAFYWNYTALWNYLDYPGVVFPTPIKALKKGAEDYAPEDATPLSEQDKHTRELWAKGDFENAPINLQITTRKYHDNELFGALAALQEALALP, encoded by the coding sequence ATGTCTTCCAGACCGCTTCCTGTTGTTCAGCGGGTACCCTTGCCTCAAGGAACCCCTGAGTACGAGGCTCTGCGCCAGAAGTATCTTTCCGAGCTCGAGGCCAGCATTCCTGACGAGTACTACCTACCCCAGTCACTGATTGACAACCCTCCACGGGACGTCACCTCCGTACCAAGAGAGTGCGGTATCCTGACTGCCGAGGAAATCGACATTACCGAAAACTACGATGCCACTGCCTTGGCCGCTGCCATCGCTTCCAAGAAGTTCAGCGCCGTGGCTGTCGCCACCGCCTTCACCAAGCGTGCTGCCATCGCCCACCAGCTCACCGGCTGCTTGGTAGAGTACTTCCAAGGCGAGGCGCTCGAGAGGGCGAAGGCCCTTGACGAGCATCTGGAGAAGACCGGCAAGACCGTTGGTCCTCTTCATGGTGTTCCTATCAGTCTGAAGGAGCACATGCCCATTAAGGGTCACTACACAGCCGTTGGTTTCCTCGACACGCGCCACATTGATGACTATGACTGCCAAATGGTGGCCATCCTTCGCGCTGCAGGTGCCGTCTTCTACTGCAAGACCAACCAGCCCCAGGGCATCATGCACCTTGAGACCGTCTCTCCTCTTGGTCGCACCCTCAACCCTCACAACATTGATCTGTCGGCTGGTGGATCTACCGGTGGTGAGGCGGCCCTGTTGGCCATTCGCGGCTCCATTCTTGGTATCGGTACCGACATTGGCGGTTCGATTCGCGGGCCGGCTGGATTCTGCGGTATCTATGGCTACAAGTCGACATCGTACTATCTCCCTACCAAGGACTTCCTTGTTGGTGGTTTCGCTGCCGAGCTGACGGTGCTCTGCTCTACCGGCCCCATGGGCCACTCTTTGAGGGATATGGATCTCTTCTGCTCCGTCGTCAAAGCCTCGAACCCGCACGTTGAGGACCCAGCACTCATCCCTATCCCGTGGACCGGCACTGCCACCGCTCCCAAGACCACTCCTCTCAAGGTCGGCATCATGTGGAATGACGGTGCCATCATCCCTCAGCCTCCTGTCAAGCGGGCTCTTGCCTGGGCCAAGGAGCAGCTAGAGACCAAGTTCCCTGGCAAGTTCGAGGTCAAGTCCTTTGTCCCTTACCAAGCGGCCGAGGCCATGGTCAATATCCGCAAGGCTTATTGGCCCGACGGTGGCAACGCCGTCAGAGCTCACCTTGCCGCCACGGGCGAGCCAATGTTCCATCTGACGGAGTGGATCCTGAAGGACGCCGTGAGCGAGGAAGAGCTCCCCGTCTCCAAGGTGCTCGAGTACCGTGTTGCCCGTGATGTCTACCGCCAGAAGTTCGTCGCGGACTGGAACGCGCAGGATGTCGATGTGGTCATCTCTCCCGTTTTTGTTGGCCCGGCTTGTGAGCACGAGACTGCTTTCTACTGGAACTACACCGCCCTGTGGAACTACCTCGACTACCCCGGTGTTgtcttccccacccccatcaagGCGCTCAAGAAGGGTGCCGAGGACTACGCTCCCGAGGACGCCACTCCTCTGAGCGAGCAAGACAAGCACACCCGGGAACTGTGGGCCAAGGGTGACTTTGAGAACGCCCCTATCAACTTGCAGATTACCACCAGAAAATATCATGACAACGAGCTCTTTGGCGCGCTGGCTGCCCTCCAGGAGGCTCTTGCCCTCCCCTGA
- a CDS encoding hypothetical protein (EggNog:ENOG503NVI4; COG:C), which yields MAKVFSAEEVAKHNTAESCWVVLHGAVYDVTEFLPSHPGGSRIILQLAGRDATAEFDPIHPPGTLEDNLPPTAKLGIVDPESLKKLQRQSNTANPSQEAARPPPPLHHLLNLDEIEAVAKTQVSKKCWAYYFSAADDLISKTYNNTVYRSILLRPRVFVDVTKADTTTSILGGAFKLATPLYVSPAAMARLAHPDGEAGIAKGISRFGAMQLVSHNASMSPEQIVADAKPDQIFGWQLYVQNARAKSEAMLARIAKLPQYKCIVLTLDAPVPSKREHDEKAALEAELLIEASKSEEEKEKAKKRPDSNSGVGQQLFFGTAADLTWDTTLPWLAKHTKLPIVLKGIQTHEDVYLAAQYAKKHPGTVKAVILSNHGGRSLDTAPPAVHTLLECKKYCPEVFDIIEIWVDGGIRRGTDVVKALCLGAKAVGVGRAALYGLGAGGWKGVERTFEILQGEIQTCMKMMGAKDISELGPRFINSRMVERDIFDGGAGLDRTGLWTSRAAKL from the exons ATGGCCAAAGTCTTCAGTGCAGAAGAAG TTGCCAAGCACAACACCGCAGAAAGCTGCTGGGTAGTCCTCCATGGCGCTGTTTACGATGTAACAGAgttcctcccctcccacccaggAGGCTCCAGAATCATTCTCCAGCTCGCCGGCCGGGACGCCACCGCCGAGTTCGACCCTATCCACCCCCCAGGCACTCTCGAGGAcaacctcccacccaccGCCAAACTCGGCATCGTCGACCCCGAGAGCCTCAAAAAACTCCAACGCCAGtccaacaccgccaacccATCCCAGGAAGCAGCACGCCCACCCCCGccactccaccacctcctcaatctAGACGAAATCGAAGCAGTTGCCAAAACCCAGGTCTCCAAGAAATGCTGGGCTTACTACTTCTCCGCCGCCGACGACCTCATCTCCAAGACATACAACAATACCGTCTATCGCAGcattctcctccgcccccgcGTCTTCGTCGACGTCACCAAAgcagacaccaccacctccatcctcgGCGGCGCCTTCAAGCTCGCCACCCCCTTGTACGTCTCCCCAGCAGCCATGGCCCGGCTGGCTCACCCGGACGGAGAAGCTGGAATAGCAAAAGGCATCTCCCGCTTCGGAGCCATGCAGCTCGTCTCCCACAACGCCTCCATGTCGCCGGAGCAAATCGTTGCCGACGCCAAACCGGATCAGATCTTTGGCTGGCAGCTCTACGTACAGAACGCTCGTGCTAAATCCGAGGCCATGCTGGCGAGGATAGCCAAACTGCCGCAGTACAAGTGCATTGTTCTTACTCTTGACGCACCTGTTCCTAGCAAGAGGGAGCACGACGAAAAGGCCGCGTTGGAGGCGGAGCTACTGATTGAGGCATCGAAAtcggaggaggaaaaggaaaaggcaaagaagaGGCCGGATTCGAATAGTGGTGTGGGACAGCAGCTGTTCTTTGGCACGGCGGCTGATTTGACGTGGGATACGACTTTGCCGTGGTTGGCGAAGCATACCAAACTGCCTATTGTTTTGAAGGGGATCCAGACGCACGAGGATGTTTACCTGGCTGCGCAGTATGCGAAGAAGCATCCGGGGACGGTCAAGGCGGTCATTTTGAGCAATCACGGGGGTAGGTCGTTGGATACGGCGCCGCCGGCGGTGCATACGCTGTTGGAATGCAAGAAGTACTGTCCGGAAGTGTTTGATATCATTGAGAtttgggtggatgggggtaTCAGGAGGGGGACGGATGTGGTCAAGGCTTTGTGTCTAGGGGCAAAAGCGGTGGGCGTAGGCAGGGCTGCACTCTATGGGTTAGGGGCTGGCgggtggaagggggtggagaggactTTCGAAA TTCTCCAAGGCGAAATTCAGACGTgcatgaagatgatgggcGCAAAAGACATCTCGGAGCTTGGGCCACGCTTT ATCAACAGCAGGATGGTCGAGCGGGACATATTCGATGGCGGGGCTGGTCTCGACAGAACGGGGTTGTGGACGTCTCGTGCTGCCAAGCTGTAG
- a CDS encoding hypothetical protein (EggNog:ENOG503P44B; BUSCO:EOG09264XM2; COG:O): protein MRSSLVSSSRRAASQMCASCQREAKNSLRSRAAFSSLSVTPRERSQTSMSGSTPRISLLQPRQQRWSSSSSSSSSSSSSSSSSSSSPSEPTPASKDGSKKTKTPPFYALFPQTLPLGPPPSGPFHIPLRTLRNEFLKLQALSHPDFAHSSASASAKSAATTNSAIINTAYKTLSNPLLRAQYLLHELYDVDLAGDEAGTHAEPDPELLMTVLESREIIEEADTEQDLEELREENEKRIEEAERGLEEAFKVEDVERAKEEAVRLRYWMNIREGVDNWERGKGVVLQH, encoded by the coding sequence ATGCGGTCCTCGCTTGTGTCGTCCTCGCGGCGCGCGGCATCACAAATGTGCGCCTCTTGTCAAAGAGAGGCGAAGAACTCGCTGAGATCGAGAGCAGCCTTTTCCAGTCTGTCTGTAACCCCCAGAGAAAGATCCCAAACATCAATGTCAGGGAGTACACCCAGAATATCACTCCTCCAGCCCCGACAACAGCGgtggtcctcctcctcctcctcctcctcctcctcctcttcttcttcttcttcttcttcttcttcaccatcagAACCAACACCAGCCTCAAAAGACGGGAGCAAGAAGACGAAAACCCCCCCATTCTACGCCCTCTTCCCCCAGaccctccccctcggccCACCTCCCTCGGGACCAttccacatccccctccgCACCCTCCGCAACGAGTTCCTCAAGCTCCAagccctctcccacccagaCTTTGCCCACTCCTCGGCGTCCGCCAGTGCCAAATCCGCCGCGACGACCAACTCTGCCATTATCAACACGGCCTACAAAACGCTATCCAACCCTCTCTTGCGCGCGCAGTATCTCTTGCATGAGCTGTACGATGTCGACTTGGCGGGTGATGAGGCGGGGACGCATGCGGAGCCGGACCCGGAGCTGTTGATGACTGTTTTGGAGAGTAGGGAGATCATTGAGGAGGCGGACACGGAGCAGGAtctggaggagctgagggaggagaaTGAGAAGAGgattgaggaggcggagagggggttggaggaggctttcaaggtggaggatgtggaacgggcgaaggaggaggcggtgaggttgaggtacTGGATGAATAttagggagggggtggataattgggagagggggaagggggtggtcTTGCAGCATTGA